From a single Solanum dulcamara chromosome 4, daSolDulc1.2, whole genome shotgun sequence genomic region:
- the LOC129886842 gene encoding probable xyloglucan endotransglucosylase/hydrolase protein 30 — MDFFIRMKICLCVFLFFHVWFCRAFNDVSTIPFNKGFSHLFGDGNILHATDDNSLQLHLNQNTGSGFKSSDLYNHGFFSAKIKLPSDYTAGIVVAFYTTNQEVFKKSHDELDFEFLGNIRGKAWRFQTNMYGNGSTHRGREERYNLWFDPSKEFHRYSILWTNKNIIFYIDDVPIREIVRNDAMGGDYPSKPMGLYATIWDASDWATSGGKYKANYKYAPFIAEFTDLVLNGCAMDPLEQVVNPSTCDEKDVELQKADFSRITPRQRMAMKRFRAKYMYYSYCYDSLRYSVPPPECEIDPVEQQRFKHTGRLKFINKHHGHHHPKRSRSQALDARNYGNEDEE, encoded by the exons atggatTTTTTCATCAGAATGAAAATATGTCTGTGTGTCTTCTTGTTTTTCCATGTCTGGTTTTGTAGAGCCTTTAATGATGTCTCCACAATTCCTTTTAACAAGGGATTCAGCCATCTATTTGGTGATGGAAACATTCTTCATGCTACTGATGATAATAGCCTTCAACTTCATCTTAACCAAAACACAG GTTCAGGTTTCAAGTCTTCTGACCTCTACAACCATGGTTTCTTCAGTGCTAAAATAAAATTGCCATCAGATTATACTGCAGGAATCGTTGTTGCTTTCTAT ACGACTAACCAAGAGGTATTTAAGAAGAGTCATGATGAAttggattttgaatttttgggaaATATTAGAGGAAAAGCATGGAGATTTCAGACGAATATGTATGGAAATGGAAGCACACatagaggaagagaagaaagataTAATCTTTGGTTTGACCCTTCTAAAGAGTTCCATCGTTATAGTATTCTGTGGACCAACAAAAACATCAT ATTTTATATAGATGATGTTCCAATTAGAGAAATTGTACGTAATGATGCAATGGGAGGTGACTACCCATCAAAGCCAATGGGCCTATATGCAACGATTTGGGATGCTTCAGATTGGGCTACTTCAGGTGGAAAATACAAAGCAAATTACAAATATGCACCATTTATAGCTGAATTTACTGATTTAGTACTCAATGGATGTGCAATGGACCCATTGGAACAAGTTGTAAACCCTAGTACTTGTGATGAAAAAGATGTTGAACTCCAAAAGGCGGATTTTTCAAGAATTACACCGAGACAAAGAATGGCCATGAAAAGATTCAGGGCGAAGTATATGTACTATTCTTATTGTTACGATTCGTTGAGGTACTCAGTGCCACCACCAGAATGTGAGATAGATCCAGTTGAGCAACAACGCTTTAAACATACTGGAAGGTTGAAATTTATAAACAAGCACCACGGCCATCACCATCCTAAGAGATCAAGAAGTCAAGCTCTTGATGCTAGAAACTATGGAAATGAAGATGAAGagtga